TATGATGGGGAACCTGATGGAAGCGCTTGATAAACAAGGTATTGCGGATAATACCATCGTCGTTTTTACGTCCGACCACGGTGATATGCTGCTGACCCGCGGTGTATTCCGCAAGCAGCGGCCCTGGGACGAATCGGCGCTGGTGCCGCTGCTGATCCGGTACCCTGAAAAGCTGGGCAAAAAGGCGCTGACGATCTCCAAGCCTATTGGTACCCCCGATCTTTTACCGACATTACTCGGATTAAGCGGCATTAAAGTACCCGCCAGCGTGCAGGGTACCGACGTTTCTGCTCACATCACGAAGCCCGAAAAATACCCGCTTGATGCAGCGCTGATTATGCTGCCGGTCCCTTTTCATGAATACAATTTCAGTAATGGCGGGAGAGAGTACAGAGGGTTGCGAACTGAGCGGTACACCTATACGAGGCGGCTCAACGGTCCCTGGTTATTGTATGATAATGAAGCCGATCCCTACCAGCAGAACAACCTGATAGGCAAGCCTGAGTACAGGAAAATACAGGCTGAGCTTGAAGTCAGACTTTCGGAAAAACTCAAAGAGATAGGCGACGATTTCCAGCCTGCCGACGTGTATATGAAACGGTGGAATTATTATTACGATAATAAGGATAGCCTGCGTCCTGCTTCCTATTATGCCGAGCTGAAAAATTGATTTTGAAACAATCCTGAACCGACAGCAATGCGTTATCAACTTTTGAAAAGAACCCGTGTACTGACAATACTGATTATGCTGGGCATTATTCCGGCCATTTCTGCGTGGATCACATGGAAGCCGGAAAACAGCGAACCCAAAGCAGCAAAGCCCAATATTATTTTCCTGCTTACCGACGATCACCGGTGGGATGCATTGGGTGCGGCGGGCAATAAGATCATCAAAACGCCGAATCTGGATGCGCTGGCAGCCAATGGGGTTCTTTTCAAAAAAGCCTATGTAACCACCGCGATCTGCTGTGTGAGCCGGGCCAGTATTATGAGCGGCCAGTACGAATCCCGACATAAAATCAATGATTTTAATACCGATTTCAGTGCCGAAGCACTGGCGCAGACTTATCCGGCATTGCTGAAAAAAGAAGGGTACAAACTTGGGTTTATCGGTAAGCTGGGTATTGATGTAAAAAATCAGCCCGACTCGCTTTTCGACTATTGGTCGAGCCCCAAAGAAGGCCAGCCGAAATATGAACTGATCAATAAAAGCGGCAAAGTGGTGCACCACACGGACAGTGTGAATACCGATATTAAAAAATTTATTGGTCAGTTTGCTGATAAAGGTCCTTTTTGCCTGTCGGTTAGTTTCAAAGCGCCGCACGAGCTGGACGGTAACCCGCCTACTTACCCTGTTCAGGAGCGATTCAAAAAACTGTACAGTGGCGTGGCCATCCCCAAACCGGTCACAGCTGATCCGAAATACTGGGACAGCTTTCCTGACTTTTTTAGAACGGATAAAAACATTGGCAGAGAGCGCTGGAAGCCACTTTTTTCAACGGAGGAACTCCGTCAGGAAACTACCCGCGACTATTACCGGCTGATCGCCGGCGTAGACGAAGTAGTTGGGAACCTGACAGCCCAGCTGAAACAGGAGGGGATTCTGGAAAATACGATCATCATTTTCATGGGTGACAATGGTTTTTCCCTCGGCGAGCACGGACTGGAAGGGAAATGGTTTGGTTTTGAAGAATCCATACGCGTGCCGATGATTATCTCGGGGGCACTTTTGCCGAAAAACCTGAGAGGTAAAAAGTCGGACGCGATTGCATTGAATGTCGATGTTGCGCCAACTATGCTGAGGCTGGCCGGTGCCAGGGTACCGGCCTCCATGCAGGGGAAAGATTTGCTGGGTGTGCTGAATGGAAAGGAAGCGCAGAGGAAGGATTTCTTCTACGAGCATACTTTTATGGGCAGTCCGCGGCTGCCGAAAGTGGAAGGTGTAGTGGGGACGGATTTTAAGTATATGAAGTACATCGAACATGATTACGAGGAGCTTTATCATACTGCGCAAGACCGGTTTGAGACAACCAACCTGGCAAAAGATCCGGCACACAAACAGAAACTGGCGCAAATGCAGGCACGCTACGATCAGTTGAAAAAGGAGGCGGAATAAAACAGTCTTCGCACGCCCTGGCACAGATTTTATCTCATCAGTTACATATCATCAAAAACTAACAATTAGCAGACATGAAATCATCAGCAAAAAATCACCAGGACCTCTTTGAAGATCAAAATCTGTTTGAGGAAAATACGAATCCGTTTCAGCGCAGCAGCACTTCGAATTCCATGCAAAAGGCCGGTAAAAGGCCACGGATTATGAAGCCGCTGTATTCTGTTCGCCTGTCATAAATATTACCGGTAACCGCAGATATCGATCTGATTATTGAACCTCATGGGACAGAAAAAAGCCATTTTATTCGGAGCCAGCGGTTTCATCGGATCTTATCTTCTTCAAGGACTTTTAGGTGATCCTGATTATCAAGAAGTTACCATTGTGGTCCGAAAAGATCTGGGCGTCAGTCATGCCAAGCTCAAAACACTGATAGGGGATTTCAATTCCCTGCCGGCTATGAAGGAGGATCTGGCGGCGGATGAAGTGTTCATCGCCCTGGGTACCACAAAGAAAAATACACCCGACCAAAAGGTTTATTACCAGGTAGATCACGATTATCCCGTGCTGGCGGCAAAGTTGGCCAGGGCGAGGGGAGCAAAGGCGGTTTTTGTTGTCACTGCCGTTGGTGCTGACGCAGGCTCGGGTGTGTTTTATATCAGGACAAAAGGTGAAACCGAGCGGGATATTATTGCCGCTGGACTTGACCATACCCACATTTTCAGACCGTCGATGATCATGGGGAACCGGACAGAAAGTCGTCCGATGGAAAAATCCTTCATCAAACTCTTTTCGCTCATTAACCCGGTCATGATTGGTCCGATGAAGAAATTCAGGGGAATCGAGGGGGCGGACATTGCCAGGGCGATGATTGCGGCTGCGAAAATCCCTTCCGGAAAAGTGAAAATTTATGAATGGCAGGAAATGGACGCGCTATTGAAAGCACGCTGACCTGACATGGAAAGCCCCCTGCGTATACTGGCAAGGGGCTTTGTCATATTTCAGATTAATAGCTGAATCTTTGCGCAGCCGGCAGTGCGGAGACATGCCCGATCTTACCGTGACGAAAATCGCGGTACAGGTCTTTGATCTCCTCTTCCTGATCCGCTATGAAAGGGCCGTACGATACAATAGGGTGATTTTGAGGCTCCGCGGCATATAACACCACTTTCCCACCGGATTTTCCGCCAGTCAGTACGAGTTCACTTTCATCCTTTTCGGCAGATCGGCCAAGCCAGCCAACCTGGTTTTCGTTTAGAATTTCCCGTGAGTCGCCCACCTCAATACTGCCGTCGACTACGTAAAGAAATGCATTGTAGGAAGCATTCAGTTGCTGGCGCGTCACAATGCCCGGTTCAAGGTGAATTTCTGCTACGATCAGCGGCGTGTGGTTTTGAACCGGAGATTTCAGGCCAGCCATTTCTCCACTATATAGTCTGAGCTCCAAGCCATTTTCGCTGATTTTCGGAACGCTGCCAAATGCCAGGTCTTGCACACGCGGTGTAGCCCACCTGTCTTTTTTGGGCAGGTTCAGCCACATCTGCAACAGGCGTAGCTTCGTCTTCTTTTCGATTGATTCGGTATGTACAATGCCGCTTCCAGCCGTCATAATCTGGAAATCACCAGCCTGCATCATATGGGTTTCATCACCGATCTCGCCTTCCAGCAGCAGGGATACCGTTTCAAATCCCGCGTGCGGATGTGGACCTCCAACCGGCTCTGTATCTTTTTTATCCAGAAAATCGTCCATCAGCAGGATAAAAGGGTCGCTGCTTGCGAATTCGTCCTGTATCACCGACCGGGCAGTGTGATCGTGCCCCATAAATCCCTGGTGGGCGACAGTTGTTTTTATATTGATCAGTTCTCTTTTCAAAATTGTAGTTTCCATAATCGGGCTCTTTATTTTGTTTATACAGCGGGTCGGCAAGCTGTGTTGCCGGTCCGTTATTGAAACAAAATAAAAGCGTGCGCTGTGCGGAGAAACCGCTAAACAATTGGTTAGTGGTCCGAGGCAGATACGTGTTTTATTTCTGCTCAAAAAGCCTGATGGTATAATCGAGCAGAGCCGGACCGCCCGTTTCGCCGTGGCCGGGGATCACGATTTGGGTATCGGGATATTTGGCTTTTATTTTGGCTACCGTAGCCGGCCACGCACCTACATTCGCATCGCCGAGATACCCTTTGGTCGCATCAACTTCCTTGATCAGACAACCGCCGAACATGGCCTTTTCACTTGGGAAATAGCCTATCACATTATCCCTGGTGTGGCCTTCGCCGAAAAATCCGGTGAGCACTTTCCTCTTGCCGACTTTGAGCCTCAGGGTACCGTCAAAACCCTTTTGAGGTACCGGAAATTTTGCCTCCTTCGCCGACGCAATAGTCTTATTGCTGCCGTAAGAAGGAATGCCGCGGCGGTGAAATTCATTTAGACCGGCCACACAATCTTCATGAAAGTGCGTCGCAATCACTGCTTTAACCTTGCAATGCAGGCTGTCGGCCAGCCAGTCGATCAGTACTGCCGAGGTAGAATCGTTGACGGGCGTATCAAAAATAATTGCTTCGCCTTTATCAAAAACGATCATCCCGTTGCAGGGTACTTTTCCAAAAGTCTCAGTATTGAGGTAGGTAATATGCTGGTAAACGTGATCGGAAACTTTCAGAATACTGATC
This Dyadobacter sp. UC 10 DNA region includes the following protein-coding sequences:
- a CDS encoding sulfatase family protein: MKRTRVLTILIMLGIIPAISAWITWKPENSEPKAAKPNIIFLLTDDHRWDALGAAGNKIIKTPNLDALAANGVLFKKAYVTTAICCVSRASIMSGQYESRHKINDFNTDFSAEALAQTYPALLKKEGYKLGFIGKLGIDVKNQPDSLFDYWSSPKEGQPKYELINKSGKVVHHTDSVNTDIKKFIGQFADKGPFCLSVSFKAPHELDGNPPTYPVQERFKKLYSGVAIPKPVTADPKYWDSFPDFFRTDKNIGRERWKPLFSTEELRQETTRDYYRLIAGVDEVVGNLTAQLKQEGILENTIIIFMGDNGFSLGEHGLEGKWFGFEESIRVPMIISGALLPKNLRGKKSDAIALNVDVAPTMLRLAGARVPASMQGKDLLGVLNGKEAQRKDFFYEHTFMGSPRLPKVEGVVGTDFKYMKYIEHDYEELYHTAQDRFETTNLAKDPAHKQKLAQMQARYDQLKKEAE
- a CDS encoding NAD(P)H-binding protein, encoding MGQKKAILFGASGFIGSYLLQGLLGDPDYQEVTIVVRKDLGVSHAKLKTLIGDFNSLPAMKEDLAADEVFIALGTTKKNTPDQKVYYQVDHDYPVLAAKLARARGAKAVFVVTAVGADAGSGVFYIRTKGETERDIIAAGLDHTHIFRPSMIMGNRTESRPMEKSFIKLFSLINPVMIGPMKKFRGIEGADIARAMIAAAKIPSGKVKIYEWQEMDALLKAR
- a CDS encoding pirin family protein yields the protein METTILKRELINIKTTVAHQGFMGHDHTARSVIQDEFASSDPFILLMDDFLDKKDTEPVGGPHPHAGFETVSLLLEGEIGDETHMMQAGDFQIMTAGSGIVHTESIEKKTKLRLLQMWLNLPKKDRWATPRVQDLAFGSVPKISENGLELRLYSGEMAGLKSPVQNHTPLIVAEIHLEPGIVTRQQLNASYNAFLYVVDGSIEVGDSREILNENQVGWLGRSAEKDESELVLTGGKSGGKVVLYAAEPQNHPIVSYGPFIADQEEEIKDLYRDFRHGKIGHVSALPAAQRFSY
- the bla gene encoding subclass B1 metallo-beta-lactamase; translated protein: MPMIRQYLSLSICFLLSQFTIAQNTPKGFTADAISILKVSDHVYQHITYLNTETFGKVPCNGMIVFDKGEAIIFDTPVNDSTSAVLIDWLADSLHCKVKAVIATHFHEDCVAGLNEFHRRGIPSYGSNKTIASAKEAKFPVPQKGFDGTLRLKVGKRKVLTGFFGEGHTRDNVIGYFPSEKAMFGGCLIKEVDATKGYLGDANVGAWPATVAKIKAKYPDTQIVIPGHGETGGPALLDYTIRLFEQK